Proteins from a single region of Candidatus Eisenbacteria bacterium:
- a CDS encoding transcriptional repressor: protein MDNPDTLREVMRKGGLRWTPQRRAIIATLWQNVRHPSADEIFASAKRRHSRISRATVYNTLEALVGAGQIRVIPDAGGRRRYDPNTDPHSHLHCVICGLIADLPAGDLAPPPKLRGGNGRGFRVLDQRVEILGHCPRCAGRKDRLR from the coding sequence ATGGACAACCCCGACACCCTTCGCGAGGTCATGAGGAAGGGAGGGCTCCGATGGACCCCCCAACGCCGCGCCATCATCGCGACGCTCTGGCAGAACGTCCGCCATCCCTCCGCCGATGAGATCTTCGCTTCCGCAAAGAGGAGGCACTCGCGAATCTCGCGCGCGACGGTCTACAACACCCTTGAGGCCCTCGTCGGGGCCGGCCAGATCCGGGTCATCCCGGACGCCGGGGGGAGGCGCCGCTATGATCCCAACACCGATCCGCACAGCCATCTGCACTGCGTGATCTGCGGCCTGATCGCCGATCTCCCCGCCGGCGATCTCGCCCCCCCGCCGAAACTGCGGGGAGGAAACGGGCGCGGCTTCAGGGTCCTCGACCAGCGCGTCGAGATCCTGGGGCACTGTCCTCGGTGCGCGGGCAGGAAGGATCGCCTCCGCTGA
- a CDS encoding PAS domain S-box protein: MNCTPTLARNLAVVSTPHLMAYDYVTLQQMAEDAVQEPDVLQLLIIDKEGLIAGITGERERVGRRAEDSISLRGLAAKGAFSALENDGRGGARLVRIEPVLESAGGSRWGTIQVAVSMERVLAEAQMIRVVILLFALLGFACAFGVSQLIARRITRPLTTLPEAAEGLVHGEWRPSLAIRTGDEIEMLAERFGQTAERLDRQRSDLIRARDDLRDLNASLEEKVRQRTLQLEESREKYRLLVEASPDLFCLLQGGRFKFVNRAFLGTFGYTDEQVANDTFGLERVVHPDFTRIALDSVAETERSGRQIDADWVGIGRGGKTLDFQVRGHRVSYHGAAAVELLWIDLTERKQMTRQMVQAERLSAIGEMTAMVAHNFNNLLAVILGRTQLLLARADSADVRKGLEVIRASAIQGGEIVKRVQEYAGSTNDLPFREVNASTVLREVVGYLENLWRVTRSPGAGPIRVEVQAEEVPTVDGSETLIAEVMKHLLLNAADSMPGGGTIRASVRPLLESVLIQIEDSGVGMTAEVRKRAFDPFFTTKGPQARGLGLSVSYGIVQRHRGRIDVWAREEGGTVAQVYLPVQRASRPTRAPQVGPEFVFRTEEQETARRLLQGLRDRTAEIPERAVEGEGEERVA, encoded by the coding sequence GTGAACTGCACGCCCACGCTTGCGCGCAACCTGGCGGTCGTGAGCACTCCCCACCTCATGGCCTACGACTACGTCACCCTCCAGCAGATGGCCGAGGACGCGGTGCAGGAGCCAGACGTCCTGCAGCTTCTGATCATCGACAAGGAGGGGTTGATCGCGGGGATCACCGGCGAGCGGGAGCGGGTCGGCCGGAGGGCGGAGGACTCGATCAGCCTGCGGGGCCTGGCGGCGAAGGGGGCCTTCTCGGCTCTGGAGAACGATGGCAGGGGCGGCGCGCGTCTGGTCCGGATCGAGCCGGTTCTGGAGTCGGCCGGCGGGAGCCGGTGGGGCACGATTCAAGTCGCCGTCTCGATGGAGCGCGTGCTTGCAGAGGCCCAGATGATCCGCGTCGTGATCCTCCTCTTCGCTCTGCTCGGCTTTGCCTGCGCGTTCGGCGTCTCGCAGCTGATCGCGCGGAGGATCACCCGGCCTCTCACCACTCTGCCCGAGGCCGCCGAAGGGCTGGTTCATGGCGAGTGGAGGCCGTCGCTTGCGATACGGACGGGGGACGAGATCGAGATGCTGGCGGAGCGCTTCGGCCAGACGGCGGAGCGCCTTGATCGCCAGCGGAGCGACCTGATCCGGGCCAGGGATGATCTGCGGGACCTCAACGCTTCGCTCGAAGAGAAAGTGCGTCAGCGAACGCTCCAGCTCGAGGAGTCGCGAGAGAAGTACCGCCTCCTCGTGGAGGCCTCGCCCGACCTATTCTGTCTTCTGCAGGGAGGCCGATTCAAGTTCGTGAACCGAGCCTTCCTCGGGACTTTCGGATACACGGACGAACAGGTCGCCAACGACACCTTCGGACTGGAGCGGGTCGTGCACCCCGACTTCACGAGGATCGCCCTGGACTCGGTGGCGGAGACGGAAAGGAGCGGGAGGCAGATCGACGCCGACTGGGTCGGGATCGGGCGGGGCGGGAAGACGCTCGACTTCCAGGTGAGGGGGCACCGCGTCAGCTATCATGGCGCGGCCGCCGTCGAGCTGCTCTGGATCGACCTCACCGAGCGCAAGCAGATGACCCGGCAGATGGTGCAGGCCGAGCGCCTGAGCGCGATCGGAGAGATGACGGCCATGGTCGCGCACAACTTCAACAACCTCCTGGCGGTCATCCTGGGGCGCACACAGCTTCTGCTGGCGCGGGCTGACTCCGCGGACGTCCGCAAGGGGCTGGAAGTCATCCGCGCCTCGGCGATACAGGGCGGGGAGATCGTGAAGCGGGTGCAGGAGTATGCGGGAAGCACGAACGATCTCCCGTTCCGCGAGGTCAACGCCTCCACCGTCCTGAGGGAGGTCGTCGGCTACCTCGAGAACCTGTGGCGGGTCACGAGGAGCCCGGGCGCAGGGCCGATCCGCGTCGAGGTCCAAGCCGAGGAGGTTCCGACAGTCGACGGCTCGGAGACCCTCATTGCTGAAGTCATGAAGCACCTCCTCCTGAATGCCGCCGACTCGATGCCCGGCGGGGGGACGATCCGGGCCTCGGTCCGCCCTCTGCTGGAGTCGGTCTTGATCCAGATCGAGGACTCGGGCGTCGGCATGACCGCCGAGGTGCGCAAAAGGGCCTTCGATCCCTTCTTCACGACCAAGGGGCCGCAGGCCAGGGGTCTCGGCCTCTCGGTGAGCTACGGGATCGTCCAGCGCCATCGCGGCCGGATCGACGTCTGGGCGCGGGAGGAGGGAGGGACGGTGGCGCAGGTCTATCTTCCGGTCCAGCGCGCCAGTCGGCCGACCCGCGCTCCTCAGGTCGGCCCCGAATTCGTCTTCCGCACGGAGGAACAGGAGACGGCCCGCCGCCTGCTTCAGGGACTGCGCGATCGGACGGCGGAGATCCCGGAGAGGGCCGTGGAGGGGGAAGGCGAGGAGCGCGTCGCCTGA
- a CDS encoding phosphoesterase, whose protein sequence is MRLAQSHPAPARLKRPGVVVTRDISRLRRLKNALAGARRLLVLTHDHPDPDAIASAWALGKIVRAMPIRRVMLAYGGIIGRSENRAMLEVLRIPMRSAASVSWESFDALALVDSQPGAGNNSLPPGRLPTIVFDHHPCGHGTRAARFHDVREGYGATATILFEYLQAAGIEPDRRLATAIFHAIRSETQNLGREAGQADARAFLCCFPLVDNEALSRIEHARLPKSYFAMIDRAIDGTTIHGEAVVTILGEVRSTDMVAQFADLMIRLEGIGWVLAIGRRGGDLLLSVRTNHRRRNAGRVIRTIVGPQGVAGGHDMIAGGRLIGQAGTETAARRAERSLARRFLSMVGAAGTRSSRLARLQ, encoded by the coding sequence ATGCGCCTCGCGCAATCGCATCCTGCGCCCGCGAGATTGAAGCGCCCCGGAGTCGTCGTGACGCGTGATATCAGCCGCCTTCGCCGGCTGAAGAATGCCCTGGCCGGAGCGCGGCGTCTGCTCGTGCTGACCCACGATCATCCGGATCCGGACGCGATCGCATCGGCTTGGGCGCTCGGCAAGATCGTCCGCGCGATGCCGATCAGGCGCGTCATGCTGGCCTACGGGGGGATCATCGGCCGCAGCGAGAACAGGGCGATGCTCGAGGTCCTGCGGATCCCGATGCGCTCGGCCGCTTCCGTCTCATGGGAGTCGTTCGACGCGCTTGCGCTTGTAGATTCGCAGCCGGGCGCGGGGAACAACAGCCTTCCGCCGGGCCGACTCCCGACGATCGTGTTCGACCATCACCCCTGCGGGCACGGTACGCGAGCCGCCCGGTTCCACGACGTGCGGGAAGGGTACGGGGCGACCGCGACGATTCTCTTCGAGTATCTTCAGGCGGCGGGCATCGAGCCCGACAGGCGCCTGGCGACAGCGATCTTCCACGCCATCCGGTCAGAGACCCAGAATCTGGGAAGAGAGGCGGGGCAGGCCGACGCCCGGGCTTTCCTGTGCTGCTTCCCCCTCGTGGACAACGAGGCGCTCTCGCGAATCGAACACGCCCGCCTGCCGAAGAGCTATTTCGCCATGATCGATCGCGCGATCGATGGGACGACGATTCACGGGGAGGCGGTCGTCACGATCCTGGGCGAGGTCAGGAGCACCGACATGGTCGCTCAGTTCGCCGATCTCATGATCCGCCTCGAGGGGATCGGATGGGTGCTCGCCATCGGGCGCCGCGGCGGCGATCTCCTCCTCTCTGTCCGGACGAACCACAGGAGGAGAAACGCGGGCCGGGTCATCCGCACGATCGTGGGCCCCCAGGGCGTGGCGGGGGGGCACGACATGATCGCAGGCGGCCGGCTCATCGGTCAGGCGGGGACCGAGACGGCGGCGCGGCGGGCCGAGCGGTCGCTCGCCAGACGGTTCCTCAGCATGGTCGGCGCGGCCGGGACGAGGTCATCCCGGCTTGCACGGCTTCAATAG